From Alosa sapidissima isolate fAloSap1 chromosome 2, fAloSap1.pri, whole genome shotgun sequence, one genomic window encodes:
- the rdh1 gene encoding retinol dehydrogenase 1, giving the protein MVTEVEHALPYDQVFAYIFSHTLLFVAATVFVVWYIRDSLKVDDFDQKHVFVTGCDSGFGNLVAKQLDRQGFHVIAACLTERGSSDLKTAASHRLKTVLLNVTDSASIERAVEMVRRETGERGLYGLINNAGRSIPIGPTEWMQLEDFRKVLDVNLMGVIEVTLKFLPLLKKAKGRVVNVASILGRLSLVGGGYCLSKYGVESFSDSLRREMKHFGIKVSIIEPGFFKTAVTRLDLIDADLQRLWDRLPSDIRDSYGPQYLEKYLKAQSFSMNILCSSDISKVTSCMQHALMAKHPRTRYAAGWDAKLFWIPLSYLPAFVADFINDILLPAPKQC; this is encoded by the exons ATG GTGACCGAAGTAGAACACGCTCTCCCTTATGATCAG GTGTTCGCTTACATATTTTCTCACacattgctgtttgttgctgccACCGTCTTTGTTGTTTGGTACATCAGAGATTCTTTGAAGGTTGACGACTTCGATCAAAAGCATGTGTTTGTCACTGGTTGCGATAGCGGGTTCGGAAACCTTGTGGCCAAGCAACTTGATCGACAGGGCTTTCACGTAATAGCAGCATGTCTCACGGAAAGAGGTTCGTCTGACTTGAAAACTGCAGCCTCCCACCGGCTGAAGACAGTTCTGCTCAATGTTACCGACAGCGCGAGCATTGAAAGGGCGGTGGAGATGGTGCGGCGCGAAACTGGGGAGCGAG GTCTTTATGGGCTGATAAATAATGCTGGGAGGTCCATCCCTATTGGACCCACAGAATGGATGCAGCTAGAGGACTTCCGGAAGGTTCTGGATGTGAACTTAATGGGTGTAATCGAGGTGACCCTCAAATTCCTGCCCCTGCTGAAAAAGGCAAAGGGCAGGGTGGTTAATGTGGCCAGCATCCTAGGCAGGCTGTCTCTGGTTGGTGGagggtactgtctgtccaagtATGGAGTGGAGTCTTTCTCAGATAGCCTCAG GAGGGAAATGAAACATTTCGGTATCAAGGTTAGCATCATCGAGCCAGGATTTTTCAAGACAGCCGTGACACGTCTGGATTTGATTGATGCCGACTTGCAAAGGCTGTGGGACCGCCTTCCCTCTGACATCAGAGACTCGTACGGACCCCAATACCTGGAGAAGT ACTTAAAAGCTCAGAGTTTCTCCATGAACATATTGTGCAGCTCTGACATCTCCAAAGTGACTAGTTGCATGCAACACGCCCTGATGGCCAAGCACCCGCGGACTCGCTACGCTGCAGGATGGGATGCCAAGCTCTTCTGGATACCCCTCTCCTACCTCCCTGCGTTTGTAGCGGATTTTATCAACGATATTCTTCTACCTGCTCCCAAGCAGTGTTGA
- the dhrs9 gene encoding dehydrogenase/reductase SDR family member 9: MFSYSIPLLVSLLFLIRWFRERKRVPDPSMKYIYITGCDTGFGNLLAKHLDQLGFRVIAGCYTEKGEDELKKATSDRLTTLALDVRNADSISKVAASIKAQVGERGLWAVVNNAGISLPSAPCDWLTVEDFRPMLEVNLYGVISVTLSVLPLIKKAKGRVVNVASVFGRISPFGGPYCLSKYGVEAFNDSLRRNMAPFGVKVLCIEPGFFKTNVTDSSMIKQNLHMLWGRLPQDVKDDYGSDYMDRVGVALESRFMKMLDSDLMKVVSSMEHAVTAVHPRTRYSPGWDAKLFWLPLSYMPTCFADLLLAKDAVKPKAAYATQHNHA; encoded by the exons ATGTTTTCCTATAGTATTCCTCTCCTGGTGTCATTGCTGTTTCTTATCCGCTGGTTCAGGGAAAGGAAAAGAGTGCCTGATCCATCAATGAAGTATATCTACATTACTGGCTGTGACACAGGCTTTGGGAACCTCCTAGCAAAGCATCTAGACCAACTGGGCTTCAGAGTTATTGCAGGCTGCTAcacagagaaaggagaggatgaACTGAAGAAAGCAACCTCGGATAGACTGACAACCTTGGCCCTGGATGTTAGAAATGCCGACAGCATCAGCAAAGTAGCAGCCAGCATAAAAGCCCAGGTTGGAGAGAGAG GTCTGTGGGCTGTGGTGAACAATGCGGGAATATCTCTTCCCTCTGCCCCCTGTGACTGGCTCACTGTCGAGGACTTCCGACCCATGCTAGAGGTCAACCTGTATGGTGTCATCTCTGTGACCCTCAGCGTTCTACCTCTCATCAAGAAGGCCAAAGGCCGCGTGGTCAACGTGGCCAGTGTTTTTGGCAGGATCAGTCCATTCGGTGGTCCATACTGTTTGTCAAAGTATGGAGTGGAGGCCTTCAATGACAGCCTAAG GAGAAATATGGCCCCTTTTGGAGTGAAAGTGTTGTGTATTGAACCTGGGTTTTTCAAAACAAATGTGACTGACTCAAGTATGATAAAACAGAACCTGCACATGTTATGGGGCCGATTACCCCAAGATGTTAAGGATGACTATGGAAGTGATTACATGGATAGAG TGGGTGTAGCGTTGGAGTCCAGGTTTATGAAGATGCTGGACAGTGACCTGATGAAAGTGGTGAGCAGTATGGAGCACGCTGTGACAGCCGTGCATCCACGAACCCGCTACTCGCCTGGCTGGGATGCCAAGTTATTCTGGCTACCACTCTCCTATATGCCAACCTGCTTCGCAGACCTCCTACTGGCTAAGGATGCGGTGAAGCCTAAAGCTGCCTATGCCACACAACACAACCATGCTTAG